One segment of Pricia mediterranea DNA contains the following:
- a CDS encoding ion transporter, which translates to MSSTKPQKGWRNKVHEIIYEADTPMGKWFDILLFVLIIISVLLVMLESVKWIDATYHRALFIMEWLVTILFTIEYIARIVTIRKPLKYVFSFYGIVDFLSTIPLYLSYIFAGSQALLALRAFRLLRIFRILKLVRFLGEASLLKNALKASREKITVFLFAVLIVAVILGTVMFLVEGEEAGFTSIPTSIYWTIVTLTTVGYGDIAPITPPGQLIATLIMLLGYGIIAVPTGIVTVEMGKRKGATAAPDSEKYVHVNTQACTTCSKEGHRGDAKYCYNCGSQL; encoded by the coding sequence GTGTCAAGTACCAAACCGCAGAAGGGCTGGAGAAATAAAGTCCACGAGATTATTTACGAGGCCGATACCCCAATGGGTAAATGGTTCGACATCTTGTTGTTCGTTCTCATCATCATCAGCGTGCTGCTGGTTATGCTCGAAAGTGTCAAATGGATCGATGCCACCTATCACAGGGCCCTGTTCATTATGGAATGGTTAGTAACCATTCTTTTTACTATTGAATATATCGCACGTATCGTTACCATTAGAAAACCGTTGAAGTACGTATTCAGCTTTTACGGTATTGTGGATTTCCTATCCACAATACCGTTATATCTTTCTTACATCTTTGCCGGCTCCCAAGCGCTTTTGGCCCTGAGAGCCTTTCGATTGCTCCGTATATTTCGAATCCTAAAACTAGTCCGATTTCTGGGGGAGGCTTCCCTACTCAAAAATGCCCTAAAGGCCAGTCGGGAAAAAATAACCGTTTTTCTATTTGCCGTTTTAATAGTGGCCGTGATATTGGGCACGGTGATGTTTTTGGTGGAAGGTGAAGAGGCCGGGTTTACAAGTATCCCTACCAGTATTTACTGGACGATCGTTACCTTGACTACCGTGGGCTACGGAGATATAGCCCCGATTACGCCACCAGGACAGCTTATCGCCACCTTGATCATGCTCCTTGGTTATGGTATTATCGCCGTACCTACGGGCATCGTTACTGTAGAAATGGGCAAACGCAAAGGCGCAACTGCAGCGCCAGACAGCGAAAAGTACGTACACGTAAACACCCAGGCCTGTACAACCTGTTCAAAAGAAGGGCATCGAGGCGATGCCAAATACTGCTACAATTGCGGAAGTCAACTATAA
- a CDS encoding Gfo/Idh/MocA family protein, which translates to MLKVGVIGAGHLGKIHLRLLDASSKYTLVGFHDADAGHGRKVAEEFGYPFYGDIDELIDTVEVVDIVTPTLAHFDCAKKAIGKGKHIFIEKPITTTYQEAEQLLELQKEFGVKGQVGHVERFNPAFSAVKQQIHRPMFIEAHRLAEFNPRGTDVPVVLDLMIHDIDAILSVVESPVKQINASGVSVISNSPDIANARIEFENGCVANLTASRISLKQMRKSRFFQRDAYISVDFLEKKVEVVKMKDAPEKEGDFDMILQNAEGVKKQIYFENPDVQSNNAILDELETFADAINNDTEPIVSLAQGTRALKVALEVIEAFGK; encoded by the coding sequence ATGCTTAAAGTTGGAGTAATTGGCGCGGGACACTTGGGAAAAATACACTTGCGTTTGCTCGATGCCTCAAGCAAATATACACTGGTCGGGTTCCATGATGCCGATGCCGGACACGGGCGTAAGGTGGCCGAGGAATTTGGCTATCCTTTTTATGGGGATATTGATGAACTGATCGATACGGTAGAGGTGGTCGATATTGTAACCCCTACCCTAGCGCATTTCGATTGTGCCAAAAAAGCCATAGGGAAAGGCAAGCATATTTTTATCGAGAAACCGATTACCACAACCTATCAGGAGGCAGAACAGCTACTTGAACTCCAGAAGGAATTTGGAGTCAAGGGTCAAGTCGGGCATGTAGAGCGGTTCAATCCTGCTTTCTCGGCGGTAAAGCAACAGATTCACCGTCCCATGTTCATCGAGGCACATCGACTGGCGGAATTCAATCCACGGGGCACCGATGTCCCCGTAGTGTTGGACCTCATGATTCATGATATCGACGCCATTTTGAGCGTTGTCGAATCCCCTGTGAAACAGATCAACGCCAGCGGGGTATCGGTCATCAGCAATTCCCCCGATATTGCGAATGCCCGTATCGAATTCGAAAACGGATGTGTGGCCAACCTGACGGCCAGTCGCATTTCTTTAAAGCAGATGCGCAAATCCCGTTTTTTTCAAAGGGATGCCTATATTTCCGTGGATTTTCTGGAAAAAAAGGTGGAAGTCGTCAAAATGAAGGATGCCCCGGAGAAGGAAGGCGATTTTGATATGATCTTACAGAATGCGGAAGGAGTAAAAAAACAGATCTACTTCGAGAATCCCGATGTTCAAAGTAACAACGCCATTCTTGACGAGCTGGAGACTTTTGCCGACGCCATAAACAACGATACCGAACCGATAGTCAGCTTGGCACAGGGAACCCGAGCCCTGAAAGTGGCATTGGAGGTTATCGAAGCCTTTGGGAAATAG
- the coaE gene encoding dephospho-CoA kinase (Dephospho-CoA kinase (CoaE) performs the final step in coenzyme A biosynthesis.), whose amino-acid sequence MRYVGLTGGIGSGKTTVARLFTELGVPVYNSDNRAKELMESSPQIKRALKALFGKQAYTEKGLNKAFISEQVFNDESLLKKLNSIVHPAVRKDFLAWTEIQDTEYVIQEAAIIFEIGTADFYDQIILVIAPENIRKERVMKRKPETSLASIEARMQNQWKDERKIDVSDYVIQNLDLKDTEQQVLDIHRDLLKNG is encoded by the coding sequence ATGAGATATGTGGGACTGACCGGTGGGATAGGCAGCGGCAAGACTACCGTAGCTCGCCTATTCACAGAACTTGGAGTTCCGGTCTATAATTCAGATAATCGGGCCAAAGAGCTAATGGAAAGTTCGCCACAGATAAAAAGAGCGCTGAAAGCACTTTTCGGAAAACAGGCCTATACAGAAAAAGGATTGAACAAGGCTTTTATCTCCGAACAGGTGTTCAACGATGAATCCCTTTTGAAAAAGTTGAATTCCATAGTCCATCCCGCAGTACGAAAGGATTTTTTGGCATGGACCGAAATCCAAGATACGGAGTATGTCATTCAAGAGGCCGCTATTATCTTTGAGATTGGTACAGCAGATTTTTACGATCAGATTATCTTGGTGATCGCGCCCGAAAATATACGCAAAGAGCGCGTTATGAAAAGGAAACCGGAAACGTCTCTGGCAAGTATCGAGGCGCGAATGCAGAATCAATGGAAAGATGAACGAAAAATCGATGTCTCCGACTACGTTATCCAAAACCTCGATCTAAAAGACACCGAACAACAAGTTTTGGACATACATCGGGACCTTCTTAAAAACGGGTGA
- a CDS encoding exonuclease domain-containing protein → MYAILDIETTGGKYNEEGITEIAIHKFDGHQVVDQFISLVNPEKEIQPFVVKLTGINNKMLRSAPKFHEVAKRIVEITRDAVLVAHNAQFDYRILRTEFRRLGYNFERKTLCTVDLSKTLIPEADSHSLGKLVRSLGIAVSDRHRANGDALATLKLFKILLSKDTGKTILKETIRKEEHGELSDRQLDIVESIPSETGVYYMHDKDGEIIFLGKSNNMKKRVNQHFTKNGTPGRKLQKATKKVTYERTGSELVAQLKENEELRRNRPKFNRKGPTVNFSHGICTETDENGYFILKIKKISRKNGSFAAFNSAVAAENFIRRLSNEFGLCHKLNGHIKPDLNGKGCGSDACAGACLQKESPKKYNQKVFQAIKKYSLGDKNIVIVDKGREVGEHSAILVKNGHFKGLGYYDLNHQINNTHILESIITPMTGNEVTEHIIETYLRKGKASKILQLSA, encoded by the coding sequence ATGTACGCCATACTCGATATAGAAACAACGGGAGGGAAATACAACGAAGAGGGCATCACCGAAATCGCCATCCATAAATTCGACGGCCATCAGGTGGTAGACCAGTTTATCAGTCTTGTGAACCCGGAAAAAGAGATTCAACCCTTTGTTGTCAAACTCACCGGCATCAATAACAAAATGCTCCGTTCCGCCCCAAAATTCCATGAAGTAGCCAAACGTATCGTCGAGATTACCAGAGACGCGGTACTTGTAGCCCACAACGCCCAATTCGACTATCGAATTCTACGTACCGAATTCCGCCGTCTGGGCTACAACTTCGAAAGGAAGACCCTATGTACGGTAGACCTCTCTAAAACGCTGATTCCCGAAGCGGACTCGCACAGTTTGGGAAAATTGGTACGCTCCCTGGGCATTGCGGTCAGCGACCGTCACCGCGCCAATGGAGATGCCCTAGCCACGCTCAAGTTGTTCAAAATCCTGCTCTCTAAAGACACGGGAAAGACCATCCTTAAAGAAACGATTCGAAAAGAGGAGCACGGGGAGCTATCCGACCGCCAGTTGGACATCGTGGAGTCGATACCTTCTGAAACCGGAGTGTACTACATGCACGATAAGGACGGCGAAATTATTTTCTTGGGCAAAAGCAACAATATGAAAAAAAGGGTCAATCAGCATTTTACAAAAAATGGCACCCCGGGCCGTAAATTGCAGAAAGCCACCAAAAAGGTCACTTACGAAAGAACCGGCAGCGAATTGGTGGCCCAGTTGAAGGAGAACGAAGAACTACGCAGAAATCGACCTAAGTTCAATCGCAAAGGACCCACAGTGAATTTTTCCCATGGCATTTGTACTGAGACCGATGAGAATGGCTACTTCATACTGAAAATAAAAAAAATCAGCCGTAAAAACGGGAGCTTCGCCGCATTTAACAGCGCGGTTGCCGCTGAAAACTTTATTCGCCGACTATCCAACGAGTTCGGCCTATGCCATAAGCTTAACGGCCATATCAAACCCGATTTAAACGGTAAAGGCTGCGGCTCCGACGCCTGTGCCGGGGCGTGCCTTCAAAAAGAAAGTCCCAAAAAATACAATCAAAAAGTTTTCCAAGCCATCAAAAAATATTCCCTTGGTGACAAAAATATAGTGATTGTCGATAAGGGCCGCGAAGTGGGCGAACATAGCGCCATACTTGTTAAGAACGGCCATTTCAAAGGTCTAGGCTATTACGACCTGAACCATCAAATCAACAATACGCATATTTTGGAATCTATCATCACCCCCATGACGGGCAACGAGGTTACCGAACATATCATTGAAACCTATCTCCGAAAGGGAAAAGCCTCTAAGATTTTACAATTAAGCGCTTAA
- a CDS encoding gluconokinase, with amino-acid sequence MMKPIESIFFVMGVSGSGKTTIGKLLAEKLGMPFFDGDNYHPEANVRKMEQGHPLNDQDRKDWLKRLNDLAKRQESQGGVIACSALKSKYRNQLRQDVGSAKFIYLEGSYDLISNRLSQRKGHFMPAELLRSQFEALQVPEHSISVSIDATPSEIVSKILKRLD; translated from the coding sequence ATGATGAAACCGATCGAATCTATATTCTTCGTCATGGGGGTATCGGGCTCAGGGAAGACGACAATAGGGAAGTTACTCGCTGAAAAATTGGGGATGCCCTTTTTCGATGGCGACAACTATCATCCCGAGGCCAATGTTCGAAAAATGGAGCAAGGACATCCCCTCAACGACCAAGACCGTAAAGATTGGCTAAAACGGCTAAACGATCTGGCAAAACGACAGGAAAGTCAAGGCGGGGTCATTGCCTGTTCCGCACTAAAGTCCAAATATAGAAACCAGCTTCGGCAAGACGTCGGCAGCGCAAAATTTATTTATCTGGAAGGGTCCTATGACCTCATATCAAATCGACTATCACAACGGAAAGGACATTTTATGCCGGCCGAACTTTTACGTTCGCAATTTGAAGCCCTCCAAGTTCCGGAACACTCTATCTCTGTATCTATCGATGCCACCCCCTCAGAAATAGTTTCCAAAATTTTAAAAAGATTGGATTAG
- a CDS encoding 3-hydroxyacyl-CoA dehydrogenase family protein — MKNIAVIGAGTMGNGIAHVFAQNGFSVRLIDISQKALDKGLANISKNLDRMLAKGKTDQTLKSDTLENITLFTSIPEGVADTDLVVEAASENLKVKLDIFKELEQSCPTDTILATNTSSISITQIAAATQRPDKVIGMHFMNPVPIMQLVEIIRGYSTSDDTTQTVMNVSKELGKTPTQVNDYPGFVANRILMPMINEAIESLYHGVAGVSEIDTVMKLGMAHPMGPLQLADFIGLDVCLSILNVMYEGLKNPKYAPCPLLVNMVTAGKLGVKSGEGFYDYASSRKAEQVSERFLN; from the coding sequence ATGAAGAATATCGCAGTAATCGGCGCAGGGACCATGGGCAATGGAATAGCCCATGTTTTCGCCCAGAACGGATTTAGCGTACGCCTCATCGACATTTCGCAAAAGGCCTTGGATAAAGGCCTGGCGAATATCTCCAAAAACCTGGACCGTATGCTCGCAAAAGGAAAAACAGATCAAACGCTGAAATCCGACACCCTTGAAAATATAACCTTGTTCACCTCAATTCCTGAAGGGGTTGCGGATACGGACCTTGTGGTAGAAGCGGCATCGGAAAACCTAAAGGTTAAACTGGATATTTTCAAGGAACTGGAACAATCATGTCCCACGGATACGATCTTGGCTACGAACACCTCCTCCATTTCCATCACCCAGATTGCGGCGGCCACCCAACGGCCGGACAAGGTCATCGGCATGCATTTTATGAATCCCGTCCCCATTATGCAATTGGTCGAGATCATTCGGGGGTACAGCACCTCGGATGATACCACACAGACCGTCATGAACGTGTCGAAAGAATTGGGAAAGACACCGACCCAAGTCAACGATTATCCGGGTTTTGTCGCCAACCGAATTTTGATGCCGATGATCAATGAGGCCATAGAGAGCCTCTATCACGGAGTTGCGGGCGTCTCCGAAATCGATACGGTCATGAAGCTCGGGATGGCGCATCCGATGGGCCCCCTTCAATTGGCGGATTTTATCGGACTCGACGTTTGTCTATCCATTTTGAACGTGATGTACGAGGGACTCAAAAATCCTAAATACGCCCCTTGCCCCCTACTCGTCAATATGGTCACGGCCGGAAAACTGGGGGTCAAATCGGGAGAAGGGTTTTATGATTATGCATCATCCCGCAAAGCGGAACAAGTCAGTGAAAGATTCTTGAACTAG
- the miaA gene encoding tRNA (adenosine(37)-N6)-dimethylallyltransferase MiaA, producing the protein MEKLLLSVAGPTAIGKTAMAISLARHFGTEIISSDSRQFYQEMKIGTAVPDSEELQTVTHHFIQHKRIFDSYSVGDFERDALQLLEKLFREHDVVVMVGGSGLYNDAVIKGLDKFPKIDPDIRARLNEEYAEQGIGILQERLEASDPKYFEKVDRSNPHRLIRALEICLGTGKPYSSFLAKPKEPRPFRTIRLGLKADRQLVYERINTRVDKMIAEGLVEEVKPLQQFKDLNALQTVGYKELFRYLEGKWTLDFAISEIKKNTRRFAKRQMTWLDKNEDILWVAHDIATDDLLFKIENEI; encoded by the coding sequence ATGGAGAAATTACTGCTATCGGTCGCAGGTCCCACGGCTATAGGAAAAACCGCAATGGCGATTTCCCTTGCCCGGCATTTTGGTACGGAAATCATTTCTTCGGATTCCCGACAGTTCTACCAAGAAATGAAAATCGGAACTGCCGTGCCCGATTCGGAGGAACTCCAGACCGTAACGCATCATTTTATCCAGCACAAGCGTATTTTTGATTCCTATTCCGTAGGGGATTTTGAAAGGGATGCGCTGCAACTCCTCGAAAAACTTTTTAGGGAGCATGACGTAGTGGTTATGGTTGGGGGCAGCGGCCTGTACAATGATGCCGTAATTAAGGGATTGGACAAGTTTCCTAAAATCGACCCGGACATACGGGCACGCTTAAATGAAGAATATGCCGAACAGGGAATCGGGATCCTTCAGGAACGACTAGAGGCTTCTGATCCCAAATATTTTGAAAAGGTTGATCGATCAAACCCCCACCGCTTGATACGGGCCTTGGAAATCTGTCTAGGTACGGGAAAACCTTACTCCTCTTTTTTGGCCAAGCCCAAGGAGCCAAGACCGTTCCGAACCATACGCCTTGGCTTAAAAGCGGACCGGCAACTGGTTTACGAGCGGATTAATACCAGGGTGGATAAAATGATTGCCGAGGGGTTGGTGGAGGAAGTCAAGCCATTGCAGCAATTCAAGGACCTAAATGCCCTTCAAACGGTCGGGTACAAGGAACTCTTTAGATATTTGGAGGGGAAGTGGACATTGGATTTTGCCATTTCAGAAATAAAGAAAAACACCCGTCGATTTGCCAAACGCCAGATGACCTGGCTCGACAAAAACGAGGACATTCTTTGGGTCGCACACGATATCGCGACGGATGACCTCCTTTTCAAAATAGAAAATGAGATATGA
- a CDS encoding sensor histidine kinase encodes MNKRLFVLLVVLMSLSLIGIISVQVFWIRQSVEDKEEQFTTTVSEVLHTVSEKIEERERKDYFDRYINIKDSVGEPKSSHLKDIFFIDRDINSNEIRFYSHGILEEDYNIASTFFDNDSAQDTTTIKGYTSKRTKTIYKEDFGLDGETYQLTAFQKLEKIGGLSSVEKAAFEDVFSEFAKKVPIHKRVSKQEIELLLDRELQNRNLNLDFEYGVYSRGLPTKVKSREFKFNENSLYKTPVFKDSEGYSNYSLLITFPKKKRFLMGSIMGLAILSLLFTLVIVASYAGAIYQLIRQKQIAEIKSDFINNMTHEFKTPIATINLAVEAIRNPKIIVDHEKVQRYLSMIRDENKRMHAQVENVLRISKLEKNQLDISKDRVDVHNIIHDAIAHVELIVADRGGYIESHLDAERSEVVANEMHFTNVLVNIMDNAIKYSPEAPHIDIFTETAKNSIIIKIQDQGAGMSKAVVKKVFEKFYREHTGDLHNVKGHGLGLAYVKKIIDDHQGEVYAESEKGKGSTFYVKLPLI; translated from the coding sequence ATGAACAAGAGGTTATTTGTGCTGTTGGTGGTGTTGATGAGTCTCTCCTTGATAGGAATAATTTCGGTACAGGTCTTTTGGATCAGGCAATCGGTAGAGGACAAGGAGGAGCAATTTACCACTACGGTTTCAGAAGTATTACATACTGTTTCGGAAAAAATAGAGGAGCGGGAACGAAAGGATTATTTTGACCGCTACATCAATATAAAGGATAGCGTTGGCGAGCCCAAAAGTTCGCATCTCAAGGATATTTTTTTCATTGACCGGGACATTAATTCCAATGAAATCAGATTCTATTCCCACGGTATCCTGGAAGAGGATTACAATATCGCATCGACGTTCTTTGACAATGACAGTGCCCAGGATACGACCACCATTAAAGGGTATACCAGCAAGCGTACCAAGACCATCTATAAAGAGGATTTTGGACTTGACGGGGAAACGTATCAGTTGACCGCCTTTCAAAAGCTCGAAAAAATTGGGGGACTTTCCTCCGTTGAAAAAGCTGCCTTTGAGGACGTTTTCAGCGAATTCGCTAAAAAAGTTCCGATACACAAAAGGGTGAGTAAACAGGAAATCGAGCTGCTTTTGGACAGGGAATTGCAAAACCGAAACTTGAACCTTGACTTCGAGTACGGGGTATATAGCAGGGGACTACCCACAAAAGTAAAGTCTAGGGAATTTAAGTTCAATGAAAACTCATTATATAAAACACCTGTTTTCAAGGATAGTGAAGGGTACAGCAATTATTCGTTGTTGATTACCTTTCCAAAAAAGAAGCGATTTTTGATGGGTTCCATCATGGGCTTGGCTATTTTATCCCTATTGTTTACACTAGTTATCGTGGCCTCCTATGCTGGGGCCATTTATCAACTGATACGGCAGAAACAGATTGCCGAGATAAAGTCCGATTTTATAAACAATATGACCCATGAGTTTAAAACGCCGATCGCCACCATAAATTTGGCAGTAGAGGCCATACGCAATCCCAAGATAATTGTTGACCATGAGAAAGTGCAGCGCTATCTGAGTATGATTCGGGATGAGAATAAGCGGATGCACGCCCAAGTTGAAAATGTATTGCGTATATCAAAATTGGAAAAAAACCAGTTGGACATCAGTAAAGACCGGGTAGATGTACACAATATCATCCATGATGCCATCGCCCATGTAGAGCTCATCGTTGCGGATCGTGGAGGGTATATAGAATCGCACCTCGATGCGGAACGCAGTGAAGTCGTGGCGAACGAAATGCACTTTACCAATGTTCTGGTCAATATTATGGACAATGCCATAAAATACTCCCCCGAGGCACCGCACATTGATATTTTTACCGAGACGGCCAAGAATAGCATTATCATAAAGATACAGGACCAGGGAGCTGGAATGAGCAAAGCGGTCGTTAAAAAGGTGTTTGAGAAATTTTATCGCGAGCATACGGGAGACTTGCATAATGTTAAGGGACATGGGCTGGGATTGGCCTATGTAAAAAAAATTATAGACGATCATCAGGGCGAGGTCTATGCAGAAAGTGAGAAAGGAAAAGGAAGCACTTTCTATGTAAAATTGCCTTTAATCTGA
- a CDS encoding response regulator transcription factor, with product MDTANKKILLVEDDPNFGIVLKDYLSMNDFDVTLAKNGMEGFEKFKKDNFDICILDVMMPYKDGFTLAREIREKNEHVPIVFLTAKTMKEDVLKGYKAGADDYLNKPFDSEVLLMKIKAILQRKSSNSLAESKKFEFDLGNFHLNSKLRFLKYKDQEPIKLSPKENELLRLLALHENDLMPRELALTKIWRDDNYFTSRSMDVYIAKLRKYLKIDDDVEILNIHGEGFRLVVKEDQK from the coding sequence ATGGATACAGCAAATAAGAAAATACTTTTGGTAGAGGACGATCCCAATTTTGGAATTGTACTCAAAGATTACCTGTCAATGAACGACTTTGACGTTACCTTGGCAAAAAATGGAATGGAGGGATTCGAGAAGTTCAAAAAGGACAATTTCGATATCTGTATCCTGGACGTTATGATGCCCTACAAAGACGGATTTACCCTGGCCCGGGAAATCCGCGAAAAGAACGAGCATGTGCCCATCGTGTTTCTTACTGCCAAAACCATGAAAGAAGATGTTCTTAAAGGCTATAAGGCAGGTGCCGACGATTACTTGAACAAACCTTTTGATTCCGAGGTCTTGCTGATGAAAATAAAGGCTATCCTCCAAAGAAAATCTTCCAATTCGTTGGCCGAAAGCAAAAAATTCGAGTTCGATTTGGGCAACTTCCATTTGAATTCCAAATTACGTTTTTTAAAATATAAAGATCAAGAGCCGATCAAACTATCCCCAAAGGAGAACGAACTCTTGCGTTTATTGGCACTTCACGAAAACGATCTGATGCCTAGGGAACTGGCATTGACCAAAATCTGGCGGGATGATAATTACTTCACCTCCAGAAGTATGGATGTTTATATCGCTAAGCTTCGAAAATATCTGAAAATTGACGATGACGTAGAGATTCTCAACATTCATGGCGAGGGCTTCAGATTGGTGGTAAAAGAAGATCAGAAATAG
- a CDS encoding CdaR family protein produces MIKNIKRVLKKRKAKIFFVFLGCSATIWFINALSQTYVGNAAFDLEYVNYPEGYLYKGASKKNLDVKLRAGGFQFLGFNFKNKRVEIDVSEAEKNGTRFYVPENRYRSQIEKQMTGSMALLEIEEDTLFLNLLPVVTKKLPVRPQVKINLAQNYLLDGKVGITPDSITVTGPAEEIDSLTHVRTKEVTLPDLNSDFTEELGLFKSPRLENTTYSSNQVTLSGKIARFSEKIFEVPVTVVNLPSDLEIKTFPAKIAVVTKAKMQRLKELRESDFEVVIDYKTKKSDTSEKLSVALRKKPKGLHSVKLKETEVEYIIKKK; encoded by the coding sequence ATGATAAAGAACATAAAGCGAGTCCTAAAAAAAAGAAAGGCCAAGATATTCTTCGTATTTCTAGGGTGTTCTGCGACAATCTGGTTCATCAACGCCCTATCGCAGACCTATGTCGGTAACGCAGCCTTTGATCTGGAATATGTGAATTATCCCGAGGGATACCTCTATAAAGGCGCGTCTAAAAAAAATTTGGACGTGAAGTTGAGGGCCGGGGGATTCCAGTTTCTCGGCTTCAACTTTAAAAATAAAAGAGTCGAGATCGATGTCTCCGAGGCGGAGAAAAACGGTACTAGGTTCTACGTTCCCGAAAACCGCTATCGGTCCCAGATCGAAAAGCAGATGACCGGTTCGATGGCCTTGTTGGAAATAGAAGAAGATACCCTGTTTCTCAACCTGCTACCCGTAGTCACAAAAAAATTGCCTGTCAGGCCCCAGGTGAAAATCAATCTCGCCCAGAATTACCTGTTGGACGGTAAGGTCGGTATAACCCCCGATTCAATCACGGTAACGGGTCCGGCGGAAGAGATTGACAGTCTGACACATGTTCGGACCAAAGAAGTAACGCTTCCGGACCTCAATTCGGATTTTACCGAGGAGTTGGGTCTTTTTAAGTCGCCCCGGCTGGAGAATACCACTTATTCCAGTAACCAGGTTACCCTTAGCGGTAAAATCGCCCGTTTCTCGGAAAAAATATTCGAGGTACCCGTCACGGTCGTCAACCTCCCGAGCGATCTGGAGATAAAGACGTTTCCTGCCAAGATAGCCGTGGTAACCAAGGCGAAAATGCAACGGCTCAAAGAACTCAGAGAATCCGATTTCGAGGTGGTTATAGATTACAAGACCAAAAAAAGTGATACTTCGGAAAAATTATCGGTAGCGTTGCGTAAAAAGCCCAAAGGTTTGCACAGTGTTAAGCTGAAGGAGACCGAAGTGGAATATATCATAAAGAAGAAATGA
- a CDS encoding YggS family pyridoxal phosphate-dependent enzyme — protein sequence MSIEKNLKKIKSSLPGHVTLVAVSKTKPESDIQEAYDAGQRILGENRVQEMVEKWEHLPKDIQWHMIGHVQRNKVKHMIDFVDFIHGVDSFRLLKEINKRAKKADRKVDCLLQMHIAEEDTKFGLDTKELHEIVTSEAFQKFKNVRVKGLMGMATFTDDENQVRREFKQLKSHFDRLKKQLPEIDTLSMGMSGDYKIAIEEGSTMVRIGSSIFGARK from the coding sequence ATGTCAATTGAAAAAAATCTAAAAAAAATAAAAAGCTCACTTCCCGGCCACGTAACCCTGGTAGCCGTATCCAAAACCAAACCGGAAAGCGACATCCAAGAGGCATACGATGCGGGTCAACGTATTCTGGGCGAAAACAGGGTACAGGAAATGGTCGAAAAATGGGAACATTTGCCTAAGGACATCCAGTGGCACATGATCGGTCATGTTCAGCGCAACAAGGTGAAACACATGATCGATTTTGTTGACTTCATCCACGGGGTAGACAGTTTCCGGTTGCTAAAAGAAATAAACAAAAGAGCGAAAAAGGCCGATAGAAAGGTTGACTGCCTTCTTCAGATGCATATCGCCGAGGAAGACACCAAGTTCGGATTGGATACGAAAGAGCTACATGAAATCGTAACCTCCGAAGCTTTTCAAAAATTTAAAAATGTCAGGGTTAAGGGCCTGATGGGCATGGCCACGTTTACCGATGATGAAAACCAGGTCCGACGGGAATTCAAACAATTAAAATCCCATTTCGACCGTTTGAAAAAACAACTTCCAGAAATCGATACCCTATCCATGGGTATGAGCGGGGATTATAAGATCGCTATCGAGGAAGGGAGCACCATGGTACGCATAGGAAGTAGTATCTTTGGGGCGAGAAAATAA